GGCGAGACCGGTTCTCGACAAGCACTACCATGCCGAGATCGAGGCGATCGGACGGCGTTTCGCCGAGGCGCGCGGTGCGCGTCGAGCAACCACCGATATCGCCGATGCCGCGCGGGCCGCGACGTTCGGGGCGATCGAAGTGCTGCTGGTGGACATGGACCAGGTGGTGCCGGGGACGGTCGACGATGTGACCGGCGCCGTGAAGTTCGCCAAGGAGGAGGGTGCGACGACCTATGGCGTCGTCGACGAGATCGCCGGGCGGGCGCTTGCCAGTGGCGCCCACGTCCTCGCGGTGCGCAAAGAGGATATCCCGCAGGGCGCCAGCCTCGCCGCCATTCTGCGAACCGCGCTCTGAGGCCCCCGAGGGGAGCCCGGTCCCGGATGGCCGACCCTCGGCTCGGCCATCCCTTTCGAGGTTTCCTCAGCCCGCCAGCTTGGTCATCACCGCTTCGTCGACCTCGAAGTTGGAATAGACGTTCTGGACGTCGTCGTCGTCCTCGAGGGTGGCGATGAGCTTCATGAGCGTATTGGCGCGCTCTTCGTCGACGGGCGTGGTGGTCTTGGGTCGCCATACCGTCTGGACCGACTGGGCCTCGCCGAGGGCCGCCTCGAGGGCGGACGAGACCGCGCCGAGGTCGGCGAACTCGCACGAGATGACGTGCTGGTCTTCGTCGCTCTCGGCATCGGTGGCGCCGGCCTCGATGGCCGCCTCGAGGACTTTCTCGGCGTCTCCGGCGGCTACCGGATAGACGATTTCGCCGATGCGATCGAACATGAAGGAGACGGCCCCCGTCTCGCCGAGGTTGCCGCCGTTCTTGGTGAAGTAGGAACGGACCGCGCCGGCGGTGCGGTTGCGGTTGTCGGTCATGGTCTCGACGATGACGGCGACGCCCCCCGGGCCATAGCCTTCGTAGCGGATCTCCTCGAGGCTTTCGGTGTCGCGCCCTTCGCCGCGCGAGATCGCGCGCTCGATGTTGTCCTTGGGCATCGACTGACCCTTGGCGTTCTGGATCGCGAGGCGCAGCCGCGGGTTGGCGGAGGCGTCGGGGCCGCCGGACTTGACCGCGATCGTGATCTCCTTGGCGAGCTTGGAGAAAATCTTGGAGCGCTTCTTATCCTGAGCGCCCTTGCGGTACATGATGTTCTTGAACTGTGAATGGCCGGCCATGGCGAACCTCCGGGTGGGGCGGTGCGGGAGGCGACTGCGGCAGGGGTTCCCGCCGGTTCTGCGTCCCGGGTCGTTGCGCCTTGCCGCACGCCGCGCGATGGCTTCGGCGGCGTTCACGGCAGCACCGCTGATCGGTTGAATCCGCTCGCTTATACGTGCCATGCCGGGCCGCTGTCGAGGGGCGCGAAGGGGGCCAGGGCAGCGGCGCCGCGTCGGGTTGCGGGCAGTTGGCCGGGGCGGGCGTGACCACTGCGCTACGTTCGACGATGGAGTGAACCAGACGCGATCGCGGTTGTGGCGTGGGACCGCCGGTGGGTGATAGTCGAAAGGCGAGCCCTCCAGCGCGGACCAGACGACGATGCCGAACCTCACGCGACGCGAGACACTCGTCGGGACCGTCCAGTGCTTGCTTGCAGGGGTCTTCGCCCTGGGCCTCGGGACGCTCACCGCAAGCGCCCATCACACCTTCGTTGCCAAGTACGATGCGGCCAAGGTCGTCACGCTCAAGGGCAGCGTGACCTCCGTCAGATGGCAGAACCCACACGTGTTCTTCGTTATCGATGTCGGCGGTACCGCCTGGACGGTCGAAGCCGAGGGCATTCCCAAGATCGAGGCAAAGGGGCTGACGCGGGCGCTGCTATCGGAAGGCGCGGCGGTGGAGGTCAAGGGCTGGCCGGCGCGGGACGGTGGCGCCGAGGTCGGACTGAAAAGCATACGTGTGAAGGGGCGAACGATCACCATCCGCAATACCGCCCGATAGCTCCGGGTGAACGTTGACGTCTGGGGTCGGGAGAGCGGGGAGCCATGGGTTTCGATTGGACCGTGCTCTGGGAGGCGGTCGCGGAGCTTGCGGCGGCCCGCTTCGTTGCCGAGACGACGTGGGCCTATCCGGCGCTCGAAACCGTCCATCTGATCGGCATCGCGCTGCTGTTCGGGCCGATCCTCGTGTTCGACCTCAGAGTACTCGGCGTCGGGCGCGCGATCGCCCCGGGACGCCTCCATGCGATCCTCCTGCCGTGGGTGTGGACCGGCTTTTCGCTCAATGTGACGAGCGGGCTGCTGCTGTTCGCCTCGGACGCGGCCGAGTTCGCCACGAACTCGGCGTTCCAGGCCAAGATCGCGCTCATCGTCCTGGCGGGGCTCAACGCCATTGCATTCCGCTCACGTTTCCAGCCCTGGGCGCGGTCGCTCGACGGCTCCGGGCCGGCGCCCGCCGGGGCACGTGAGATCGCGCTCGTTTCCATACTGCTTTGGCTCGGGGTCCTGACGGCAGGGCGGCTCATTGCATACGTCGTCTGACGAGGCGGAGGTTGCGGGCGGGCCGAGGTCTCGGCTATGGCGGCGAACCTGGACCGGTCGAGTGACCGGCGCCGGCGACGCATTCAACCGGAAGCCGAACCGATGATCGAAATCCTCGGGCTCATCCTGCCGCTCTTCGGTCTCATCGGCCTCGGCTATGCGGCCGCGCGCATCACGCGCCAGCCGGTCGAGGCGCTCGGCTGGCTCAATACCTTCATCATCTATCTGGCATTGCCGGCGCTGTTCTTCCGGCTGCTCTCCAAGACGCCGGTCGAGGAACTGGCGCGCACCGATTTCATCGTCGCCAACATCGCCGCGACCTTCGCCATTTTCGCGTTCACCTTCCTGCTCGGGCTCGCCGCGAGCCGGGGTTCGGGCGCGGAGGCGACGGTGCAGGGCCTCGCCGGGGCCTATGGCAACATCGGCTACATGGGCCCGGCCATCGCGATCCTGGCGCTCGGCGAGAAGGCGGCGATACCGGTGGCGCTCATCTTCTGCTTCGAGAACGTCATGCATTTCGTGCTGGCGCCGGCGCTGATGGCGATCTCGGGGCGAAGCGCCGGGGGCGGGCTCGCGGCGCTCGCGGTCGGCGTCGTCAAGCGCATCGTTTTCCATCCCTTCATCCTCGCGACCGCAGCGGGGGTCGGGGCGGCCTTCGTCGGCTTTTCACCACCGGTGCCGCTCGAGCGGCTGATCGCCTATCTCGCGCAGGCGGCGGCGCCCTGCGCG
Above is a window of Hyphomicrobiales bacterium DNA encoding:
- a CDS encoding AEC family transporter → MIEILGLILPLFGLIGLGYAAARITRQPVEALGWLNTFIIYLALPALFFRLLSKTPVEELARTDFIVANIAATFAIFAFTFLLGLAASRGSGAEATVQGLAGAYGNIGYMGPAIAILALGEKAAIPVALIFCFENVMHFVLAPALMAISGRSAGGGLAALAVGVVKRIVFHPFILATAAGVGAAFVGFSPPVPLERLIAYLAQAAAPCALFAMGVTLALRPLRRVPPALFFIVPMKLLVHPALMLVVLSWAGDFDPVWVYTAVLLAALPTATNVFVIAQQYGVWVERASASVLLTTLGSIATVSGLLYLIATGQLPADLFVGGP
- a CDS encoding YebC/PmpR family DNA-binding transcriptional regulator, yielding MAGHSQFKNIMYRKGAQDKKRSKIFSKLAKEITIAVKSGGPDASANPRLRLAIQNAKGQSMPKDNIERAISRGEGRDTESLEEIRYEGYGPGGVAVIVETMTDNRNRTAGAVRSYFTKNGGNLGETGAVSFMFDRIGEIVYPVAAGDAEKVLEAAIEAGATDAESDEDQHVISCEFADLGAVSSALEAALGEAQSVQTVWRPKTTTPVDEERANTLMKLIATLEDDDDVQNVYSNFEVDEAVMTKLAG